In a genomic window of Streptomyces pristinaespiralis:
- a CDS encoding response regulator transcription factor, whose protein sequence is MTTTSPQGRTEMLRPDGSPVRVLVVDDEAPLSELLSMALRYEGWEVRSAGDGAGAVRTVREFRPDAVVLDIMLPDMDGLAVLGRLRREAPDVPVLFLTARDAVEDRIAGLTAGGDDYVTKPFSLEEVVARLRGLIRRSGTAAVRSESLLAVGDLTLDEDSHEVTRGGQSIHLTATEFELLRYLMRNPRRVLSKAQILDRVWSYDFGGQANVVELYISYLRRKIDAGRPPMIHTRRGAGYLIKPGE, encoded by the coding sequence ATGACCACGACCTCGCCCCAGGGGCGCACCGAAATGCTCAGGCCGGACGGCAGCCCCGTGCGGGTGCTCGTCGTGGACGACGAGGCGCCGCTGAGCGAGTTGCTGTCGATGGCCCTGCGGTACGAGGGCTGGGAGGTGCGCAGCGCCGGCGACGGCGCGGGTGCGGTGCGTACGGTGAGGGAGTTCAGGCCGGACGCCGTGGTGCTCGACATCATGCTGCCGGACATGGACGGGCTCGCCGTCCTCGGGCGGCTGCGGCGTGAGGCGCCGGACGTGCCCGTCCTGTTCCTGACGGCACGGGACGCCGTCGAGGACCGGATCGCGGGCCTCACGGCCGGCGGTGACGACTACGTGACCAAGCCGTTCTCGCTGGAGGAGGTCGTGGCACGGCTGCGCGGCCTGATCCGGCGGTCCGGCACGGCGGCGGTGCGCAGCGAGTCGCTGCTCGCGGTGGGGGACCTGACGCTCGACGAGGACAGCCACGAGGTCACACGCGGCGGGCAGTCGATCCACCTGACCGCGACGGAGTTCGAGCTCCTGCGCTATCTGATGCGCAATCCGCGCCGAGTGCTCAGCAAGGCCCAGATCCTGGACCGGGTGTGGAGCTACGACTTCGGGGGCCAGGCCAACGTCGTCGAGCTCTACATCTCCTATCTGCGGCGGAAGATCGACGCGGGCCGTCCGCCGATGATCCACACGCGGCGCGGTGCGGGATATCTGATCAAGCCCGGTGAGTGA
- a CDS encoding sensor histidine kinase produces MSEVTSRRPWSLRARLVVSAVLLIAVVGAVIGTVTTIAFRTYLYGQLDTRLTAVAMRASGPPAVDATRPPDMPRMGPLDFVTGGGTPVGTVGAVVEDDGAVVRAVASTQLEPSGPEPTESVLDAAQTKALAAVVRDEKPHTVDLPGMGGYRVTYASGVRGAFLVGVPTKDVRNALGALVLVEVCVTGAGLVAAGIAGAGMVGVALRPLRRVAATATRVSELPLHSGEVSLLERVPEALADPRTEVGQVGAAVNRMLGHVGSALAARQQSETRVRQFVADAGHELRTPLASIRGYAELTRRGREKEAAGPDTRHALGRIEAEATRMTGLVEDLLLLARLDAGRPLCVESTDLSPLVVDAVADARAAGPGHAWRLELPSRPAAIRGDAPRIQQVLVNLLANARTHTPPGTTVTARVRLTGPAAAPARDRAPVSAAPPVSGPAPASAAPPAHGPVPASVAPPAHGPVPAVVLEVEDDGPGIPEGLLPHIFERFARGDASRSRQAGSTGLGLAIVHAVVAAHDGAVTVRSAPGRTVFAVTLPAAPAAPAPAAPGPAVGPAAPGAPNSHPALPPAPPAPAHRRTTG; encoded by the coding sequence GTGAGTGAGGTGACCTCGCGGCGGCCGTGGTCGCTGCGGGCACGCCTGGTGGTCTCGGCGGTGCTGCTGATCGCCGTGGTGGGCGCGGTGATCGGCACGGTCACGACGATCGCCTTCCGCACCTATCTGTACGGACAGCTGGACACCCGGCTGACGGCGGTGGCGATGCGCGCCTCGGGGCCGCCCGCGGTGGACGCGACGCGGCCGCCGGACATGCCGCGCATGGGGCCGCTGGACTTCGTGACCGGGGGCGGCACACCCGTCGGGACGGTGGGCGCGGTCGTCGAGGACGACGGCGCCGTGGTCCGGGCCGTGGCGAGCACCCAGCTGGAGCCGTCGGGTCCGGAACCGACAGAGAGCGTGCTCGACGCGGCGCAGACGAAGGCACTGGCCGCCGTGGTGCGCGACGAGAAGCCGCACACCGTGGACCTGCCGGGGATGGGCGGGTACCGGGTGACCTACGCGAGCGGTGTACGTGGCGCCTTCCTCGTCGGCGTCCCGACCAAGGACGTGCGGAACGCGCTCGGGGCGCTCGTGCTGGTCGAGGTGTGCGTCACCGGTGCAGGGCTGGTCGCCGCCGGGATCGCGGGCGCCGGCATGGTGGGAGTGGCCCTGCGCCCGCTGCGGCGGGTGGCCGCGACCGCGACGCGGGTGTCCGAACTGCCGTTGCACAGCGGCGAGGTGTCCCTGCTCGAGCGGGTGCCGGAGGCGCTGGCGGATCCGCGGACCGAGGTCGGACAAGTGGGGGCGGCGGTGAACCGCATGCTCGGCCACGTCGGTTCGGCGCTGGCGGCACGGCAGCAGAGCGAGACACGGGTACGGCAGTTCGTCGCGGACGCCGGCCACGAGCTGCGCACGCCGCTCGCGTCCATCCGCGGGTACGCCGAACTGACGCGGCGGGGCCGGGAGAAGGAAGCGGCGGGTCCGGACACCCGGCACGCGCTCGGCCGTATCGAGGCGGAGGCGACGCGTATGACGGGACTGGTGGAGGATCTGCTGCTGCTGGCCAGACTCGATGCCGGACGGCCGCTCTGTGTCGAGAGCACCGATCTCTCACCGCTGGTCGTGGACGCGGTCGCGGACGCCAGGGCGGCGGGACCGGGCCATGCGTGGCGGCTGGAGCTGCCGTCCCGGCCGGCGGCGATCCGGGGCGACGCGCCCCGGATCCAGCAGGTCCTCGTCAACCTGCTCGCCAACGCCCGCACCCACACCCCGCCGGGCACCACCGTCACGGCGCGCGTGCGCCTCACCGGGCCGGCCGCCGCCCCGGCGCGCGACCGCGCGCCTGTCTCCGCCGCTCCCCCGGTTTCCGGCCCGGCACCGGCGTCCGCCGCTCCCCCGGCGCACGGCCCGGTCCCGGCGTCCGTCGCTCCCCCGGCGCACGGCCCGGTCCCGGCCGTTGTGCTCGAGGTCGAGGACGACGGGCCGGGCATCCCGGAGGGCCTGCTGCCGCACATCTTCGAGCGCTTCGCCCGTGGCGACGCCTCCCGGTCGCGCCAGGCCGGCAGCACCGGCCTCGGGCTCGCCATCGTGCACGCCGTCGTGGCCGCCCACGACGGCGCCGTGACGGTGCGCTCGGCCCCCGGCCGCACGGTGTTCGCCGTCACGCTGCCCGCCGCACCTGCCGCGCCCGCACCTGCAGCGCCCGGTCCTGCCGTCGGCCCCGCCGCACCGGGCGCGCCGAACTCGCACCCCGCCCTGCCGCCGGCCCCGCCGGCACCGGCTCACAGACGGACCACAGGCTGA
- a CDS encoding glycosyltransferase gives MRTDTPWGTLPAREHLLAGAADRPVLDVVIPVFDEEADLERCVLRLHEHLTRTFPYGFRITVADNASTDRTPEIAARLEADIAEVRAYRLEEKGRGRALRTVWSHSDAPVLAYMDVDLSTDLNALLPLVAPLISGHSDLAIGSRLTRSSRVVRGPKREFVSRAYNLILKSSLAARFSDAQCGFKAVRRDVAQRLLPMVEDTGWFFDTELLVLAERAGLRIHEVPVDWVDDPDSTVHIVRTAAEDLKGVWRVGRALAVGALPLDRLARPFGDDPRDRDLSGVPRGLARQLVGFCVVGAFSTLLFLLLYSLFRTGAGPQTANAAALLLSAVANTAANRRLTFGVRGRDRAVRHQAQGLVVFGIGLALTSGSLAALDAAAGGPSHGTELAVLVAANLAATVLRFLLLRSWVFPERHRADDDMSDMRYTP, from the coding sequence ATGCGAACCGACACCCCATGGGGAACCCTGCCGGCCCGCGAGCATCTGCTCGCCGGCGCGGCCGATCGACCCGTACTGGATGTGGTGATCCCGGTCTTCGACGAGGAGGCCGATCTCGAACGGTGCGTGCTGCGGCTGCACGAGCACCTCACGAGGACCTTCCCGTACGGATTCCGGATCACCGTCGCCGACAACGCGAGCACCGACCGTACGCCCGAGATCGCCGCCCGGCTGGAGGCGGACATCGCCGAGGTGCGGGCGTACCGGCTGGAGGAGAAGGGACGGGGGCGGGCGCTGCGCACGGTGTGGTCCCACTCGGACGCGCCCGTCCTCGCGTACATGGACGTCGACCTGTCCACCGACCTCAACGCCCTCCTCCCGCTCGTCGCACCGCTGATCTCCGGCCACTCGGACCTGGCGATCGGGTCCCGGCTGACGCGCAGCTCGCGGGTGGTGCGCGGTCCGAAGCGTGAGTTCGTCTCGCGTGCCTACAACCTGATCCTCAAGTCCTCGCTGGCGGCGCGCTTCTCGGACGCCCAGTGCGGGTTCAAGGCCGTCCGGCGGGACGTGGCGCAGCGGCTGCTGCCGATGGTGGAGGACACCGGATGGTTCTTCGACACCGAGCTGCTGGTGCTCGCGGAGCGGGCCGGTCTGCGGATCCACGAGGTGCCGGTGGACTGGGTCGACGACCCCGATTCGACCGTCCACATCGTGAGGACGGCCGCCGAGGACCTCAAGGGCGTCTGGCGGGTCGGGCGCGCACTCGCGGTCGGAGCGCTCCCGCTCGACCGGCTCGCCCGCCCCTTCGGTGACGACCCGCGTGACCGTGACCTCAGCGGGGTGCCGAGGGGACTCGCCCGTCAGCTCGTCGGCTTCTGCGTGGTCGGTGCGTTCTCGACCCTGCTGTTCCTGCTGCTGTACTCGCTCTTCCGTACCGGGGCGGGGCCGCAGACGGCGAACGCCGCCGCCCTGCTGCTCTCGGCGGTCGCCAACACCGCGGCCAACCGCCGGCTCACGTTCGGCGTGCGCGGCAGGGACCGCGCCGTACGCCACCAGGCACAGGGCCTGGTCGTGTTCGGCATCGGACTCGCCCTGACCAGCGGCTCGCTCGCCGCCCTGGACGCGGCGGCGGGCGGTCCCTCCCACGGCACCGAGCTGGCCGTCCTCGTCGCGGCGAACCTCGCCGCGACCGTGCTGCGGTTCCTGCTCCTGCGGTCCTGGGTCTTTCCCGAACGGCATCGTGCCGACGACGACATGAGCGACATGAGGTACACCCCATGA
- a CDS encoding mannosyltransferase YkcB-related protein, whose product MTTTVPPGGITPADAAGHAHPRAGRLAALWRGREADARWVRPAFLALLAATALLYLWNLSASGYANSFYSAAAQAGSESWKAFFFGASDPAGSITVDKPPAALWPMALSVRIFGLGSWQILVPEVLMGVATVAVLHAAVRRRFTPAAGLLAGAVLALTPVAALMFRFNNPDALLALLMTVTVYCVLRALEDARTTWLVWAGVAVGLAFLTKTLQAFLILPPLALVYAVCAPTTLRRRLGQLALAGLAIVVSGGWWVAVVELWPASSRPYIGGSQANSFLELTFGYNGLGRINGEETGSVGGGGGGGWGETGVDRLFAGNIGGQVSWLLPAALLLLVAALFLTGRAARTDTARAAFLVWGGSLLSTAVIFSFMAGIFHEYYTVALAPYIAALVGMGGTLLWEERAKPLRSALLAATVALSAWWSYVLLGRSADYLPWLRTAVLIGGLVSAAVLLFVVRAGRRTALAAAALGVAALLAGPAAYSLTTVGEGHAGSIVTAGPAVAGGRGGPGGGPGGVPGGDDGDGGRAGVRPPTGAAQGAGPGTAAPPAGTGQARPQGQGQGGFPARGETGGPGGGGGMGGLLDGADVGAEAESLLERDADDYTWAAAAIGSQNAASYQLATGEPVMAIGGFNGSDPSPTLARFKQYVADGRIHWFIGGGDGPGGGAGGGTSSEITAWVQDEFTPVTVDGVTFYDLTAEK is encoded by the coding sequence ATGACCACGACCGTTCCGCCCGGCGGGATCACGCCTGCCGACGCCGCCGGGCACGCACACCCGCGGGCCGGCCGGCTCGCCGCACTGTGGCGCGGCAGGGAGGCGGACGCCCGCTGGGTACGTCCCGCGTTCTTGGCCCTGCTCGCCGCGACGGCACTGCTCTACCTCTGGAACCTGAGCGCCTCCGGTTACGCCAACTCCTTCTACTCCGCGGCTGCGCAGGCCGGCAGCGAGAGCTGGAAGGCCTTCTTCTTCGGCGCCTCGGACCCGGCGGGCTCCATCACGGTGGACAAGCCCCCGGCCGCGCTCTGGCCGATGGCGCTGTCCGTGCGCATCTTCGGCCTCGGCTCCTGGCAGATCCTCGTCCCCGAGGTCCTGATGGGCGTGGCCACCGTCGCCGTGCTCCACGCGGCGGTGCGCCGGCGCTTCACCCCGGCGGCGGGACTCCTCGCGGGCGCCGTGCTGGCGCTGACCCCGGTCGCCGCGCTGATGTTCCGCTTCAACAACCCGGACGCCCTGCTGGCGCTGCTGATGACGGTCACCGTGTACTGCGTGCTGCGGGCGCTCGAGGATGCGCGGACCACCTGGCTGGTGTGGGCGGGCGTCGCGGTGGGTCTCGCGTTCCTGACCAAGACGCTTCAGGCGTTCCTGATCCTGCCGCCGCTGGCGCTGGTGTACGCGGTGTGCGCGCCGACGACGCTGCGCCGCCGGCTCGGCCAACTCGCCCTGGCGGGACTGGCGATCGTGGTCTCGGGCGGCTGGTGGGTGGCTGTCGTGGAGCTGTGGCCCGCGTCCTCCCGCCCGTACATCGGCGGATCCCAGGCCAACAGCTTCCTGGAACTGACCTTCGGCTACAACGGCCTCGGCCGGATCAACGGCGAGGAGACGGGCAGCGTCGGCGGCGGGGGAGGAGGCGGCTGGGGCGAGACCGGCGTGGACCGGCTGTTCGCCGGGAACATCGGCGGTCAGGTCTCCTGGCTGCTCCCCGCCGCCCTGCTGCTGCTCGTCGCGGCGCTCTTCCTGACCGGGCGGGCGGCGCGTACGGACACGGCCAGGGCCGCGTTCCTGGTCTGGGGCGGCTCGTTGCTGAGCACGGCCGTGATCTTCAGCTTCATGGCCGGGATCTTCCACGAGTACTACACGGTGGCCCTGGCGCCGTACATCGCGGCGCTCGTCGGCATGGGCGGCACGCTGCTGTGGGAGGAGCGCGCGAAGCCGCTTCGGTCGGCGCTGCTGGCGGCCACGGTGGCGCTCTCGGCGTGGTGGTCGTACGTGCTGCTGGGCCGGTCCGCGGACTACCTTCCGTGGCTGCGTACGGCGGTGCTGATCGGCGGTCTCGTCTCCGCGGCGGTCCTGCTGTTCGTGGTCAGGGCCGGCCGGCGGACGGCCCTGGCCGCCGCCGCACTCGGTGTCGCGGCTCTGCTGGCCGGTCCTGCGGCGTACTCGCTGACGACCGTGGGCGAGGGGCACGCGGGCTCGATCGTGACAGCGGGCCCGGCCGTTGCGGGTGGCCGGGGCGGCCCGGGCGGCGGACCCGGCGGCGTCCCGGGCGGTGACGACGGTGACGGCGGCCGGGCGGGAGTGCGGCCCCCCACGGGAGCGGCGCAGGGCGCGGGCCCCGGCACGGCGGCGCCCCCGGCAGGCACCGGCCAGGCACGGCCGCAGGGCCAGGGCCAGGGCGGCTTCCCCGCCCGCGGCGAGACGGGTGGGCCCGGCGGAGGCGGCGGCATGGGCGGCCTCCTCGACGGGGCGGACGTGGGCGCCGAGGCCGAGTCCCTGCTGGAGCGGGACGCCGACGACTACACCTGGGCGGCCGCGGCCATCGGATCGCAGAACGCCGCGAGCTACCAACTCGCGACGGGTGAACCGGTGATGGCGATCGGCGGCTTCAACGGCAGCGACCCGTCCCCGACCCTCGCCCGGTTCAAGCAGTACGTGGCCGACGGGCGGATCCACTGGTTCATCGGCGGCGGTGACGGGCCGGGCGGCGGCGCCGGCGGCGGGACGAGTTCCGAGATCACCGCCTGGGTCCAGGACGAGTTCACCCCGGTCACGGTGGACGGCGTCACCTTCTACGACCTGACCGCGGAGAAATAG
- a CDS encoding MFS transporter: MTATTTETSKAPSGGHPQRWLILGVICLAQLTVLLDNTVLSVAIPSLTRELHASTADIQWMINAYSLVQSGLLLTAGNAADRYGRRKMLVAGLALFGIGSLAAGLAQTSGQLIAARAGMGVGGALLMTTTLAVVVQVFDETERVKAIALWSTVSSLGFAAGPLIGGVMLEHYWWGAIFLINIPVAVIGLVAVVLLVPESKNPQGDRPDLLGAVLSTIGMTAVVYAIISGPDHGWTSTQVLASAALGALFLGAFVFWELRIPYPMLDMHFFRNQRFIGAVAGAILVAFGMTGSLFLLTQHLQFVLGYGALDAGLRTAPLALTVVALNLTGMGARLLRIFGTPVTIAVGMALVSGGLAAIAVLGAGGYNGMLLGLVVMGAGVALSMPAMANAIMSAIPPEKAGVGAGINGTLAEFGNGLGVAVLGAVLNSRFAALVPAAVGATSLPAALAAADDAGERARISDAFASGLETSQLVGAVAVLAGGLLAALLLRRAERADPPAKA, encoded by the coding sequence ATGACGGCAACGACGACCGAGACCAGTAAGGCCCCCTCGGGCGGCCACCCGCAGCGCTGGCTGATCCTCGGCGTCATCTGTCTCGCCCAGCTCACCGTGCTGCTCGACAACACCGTCCTGTCCGTGGCGATCCCGTCCCTCACGAGGGAGCTCCACGCCTCGACGGCCGACATCCAGTGGATGATCAACGCCTATTCGCTGGTCCAGTCGGGCCTGCTGCTCACCGCGGGCAACGCGGCGGACCGCTACGGCCGCAGGAAGATGCTGGTCGCGGGCCTGGCCCTGTTCGGCATCGGTTCGCTCGCCGCCGGACTCGCCCAGACCTCCGGACAGTTGATCGCGGCGCGAGCCGGCATGGGCGTCGGCGGGGCGCTGCTGATGACCACGACCCTCGCGGTCGTCGTGCAGGTCTTCGACGAGACCGAGCGGGTGAAGGCGATCGCCCTGTGGTCGACGGTCAGCTCGCTCGGCTTCGCGGCCGGACCGCTGATCGGCGGCGTGATGCTCGAGCACTACTGGTGGGGCGCGATCTTCCTGATCAACATCCCCGTCGCCGTGATCGGCCTGGTGGCGGTCGTCCTGCTGGTCCCGGAGTCCAAGAACCCGCAGGGCGACAGGCCCGACCTGCTCGGCGCGGTGCTGTCCACGATCGGTATGACGGCCGTCGTGTACGCGATCATCTCGGGCCCGGACCACGGCTGGACCTCCACCCAGGTCCTGGCGTCCGCCGCCCTCGGCGCGCTCTTCCTCGGCGCGTTCGTGTTCTGGGAGCTGCGGATCCCGTACCCGATGCTCGACATGCACTTCTTCCGTAACCAGCGCTTCATCGGCGCGGTCGCCGGCGCCATCCTGGTGGCGTTCGGCATGACCGGTTCGCTCTTCCTGCTGACCCAGCACCTCCAGTTCGTGCTGGGGTACGGGGCGCTGGACGCCGGTCTCCGCACGGCTCCGCTGGCGCTGACGGTCGTCGCGCTCAACCTGACGGGCATGGGCGCCCGGCTGCTGCGGATCTTCGGGACGCCGGTCACCATCGCCGTCGGCATGGCCCTGGTCTCCGGTGGCCTCGCGGCCATCGCCGTCCTCGGGGCCGGCGGCTACAACGGGATGCTGCTCGGCCTGGTCGTCATGGGCGCCGGCGTGGCGCTGTCCATGCCCGCGATGGCCAACGCGATCATGAGCGCCATCCCGCCGGAGAAGGCGGGCGTGGGCGCCGGCATCAACGGCACCCTCGCCGAGTTCGGCAACGGCCTCGGCGTCGCCGTCCTGGGCGCGGTGCTCAACTCCCGCTTCGCCGCTCTCGTACCCGCGGCCGTCGGAGCGACCTCGCTGCCCGCCGCCCTGGCGGCGGCGGACGACGCCGGTGAGCGTGCCCGGATCTCGGATGCGTTCGCCTCCGGACTGGAGACGAGTCAGCTGGTGGGCGCGGTGGCGGTGCTGGCCGGCGGTCTGCTGGCCGCGCTGCTGCTGCGGCGGGCCGAGCGGGCGGACCCTCCGGCGAAGGCCTGA
- a CDS encoding TetR/AcrR family transcriptional regulator, producing MASTTDRTKSPARTSVWLEGKAADRGRRSAQPAGLDRDKIIDATVRLLDAEGAARFSMRKLAAELNVTAMSVYWYVDTKDDLLELALDAVFGTVALPDTDAGDWREQLRALAAGYRALLVRHPWVSPLIGTYLNIGPHSMAFSQAAQKIVRNTGLPPHGQMGGISAVFQFVYGFGTIEGHFIERCAEAGLNQDEYFREAMGTIRERPQYRETFAQSDELMEARGGDTVEEMRERDFGFALDLLIAGIEAMVERSKA from the coding sequence ATGGCGAGTACGACCGACCGCACGAAGAGCCCCGCACGGACCAGTGTCTGGCTGGAGGGCAAGGCGGCTGACCGCGGGCGCAGGTCGGCCCAGCCGGCCGGACTGGACCGCGACAAGATCATCGATGCCACGGTCCGGCTCCTGGACGCCGAGGGCGCGGCCCGGTTCTCCATGCGGAAGCTGGCCGCAGAGCTGAATGTCACCGCGATGTCGGTCTACTGGTACGTCGACACCAAGGACGACCTGCTGGAGCTGGCCCTCGACGCGGTCTTCGGAACCGTGGCGCTGCCCGACACGGACGCGGGCGACTGGCGCGAGCAGCTGCGCGCCCTGGCCGCCGGGTACCGGGCGCTGCTGGTCCGGCATCCGTGGGTGTCGCCGCTGATCGGGACGTACCTGAACATCGGCCCGCACTCGATGGCCTTCTCGCAGGCTGCCCAGAAGATCGTCCGCAACACCGGCCTGCCGCCCCACGGGCAGATGGGAGGCATCTCCGCGGTCTTCCAGTTCGTCTACGGGTTCGGCACCATCGAGGGCCACTTCATCGAGCGCTGCGCGGAGGCCGGGCTCAACCAGGACGAGTACTTCCGCGAGGCCATGGGGACGATCCGCGAACGGCCGCAGTACCGCGAGACGTTCGCCCAGTCCGACGAGCTGATGGAGGCGCGCGGTGGCGACACCGTGGAGGAGATGCGGGAGCGTGACTTCGGATTCGCGCTCGATCTCCTGATCGCGGGTATCGAAGCGATGGTGGAGCGCTCGAAGGCGTAG
- a CDS encoding PPOX class F420-dependent oxidoreductase — protein sequence MARQTATNTTVELEQLLDFVRPRHRAILLTRRADGSPQGSPLTCGVDDSGRIVVSTYPERAKTRNAKRDARVSVIVLSDDWNGPWVQVDGTAEVLDAPESVEPLVEYFRNISGEHPDWDEYREAMRKQGKSIIRVTPERWGPIATGGFPARLAED from the coding sequence ATGGCACGACAGACCGCCACCAACACCACGGTGGAACTCGAGCAGTTGCTGGACTTCGTACGGCCCCGGCACCGGGCGATCCTGCTGACGCGCCGCGCGGACGGCTCCCCTCAGGGCTCGCCGCTCACCTGCGGGGTGGACGACTCGGGGCGGATCGTCGTCTCGACCTATCCGGAGCGGGCGAAGACGCGCAACGCCAAGCGGGACGCGCGCGTCAGTGTGATCGTCCTGTCGGACGACTGGAACGGTCCGTGGGTGCAGGTCGACGGCACCGCGGAGGTGCTGGACGCTCCCGAGTCGGTGGAGCCGCTCGTCGAGTACTTCCGCAACATCTCCGGTGAGCACCCGGACTGGGACGAGTACCGCGAGGCGATGCGGAAGCAGGGCAAGTCGATCATCCGCGTCACGCCGGAACGGTGGGGTCCGATCGCCACGGGCGGCTTCCCGGCGCGGCTCGCCGAGGACTGA
- a CDS encoding YceI family protein has product MGLRAQVRTRDGWAVQHAVVTVTDMTGTQVLRAQAGADGTVSDTTGLPAGPYTVIVTALGYAPAASTALVTASGRVDAGTVVLSRQGGTELPPPGTWSLDPAHSSVGATAQHLGISSVRGRFTEFGGRIEIAEDVEGSRVDAVISAGSIDTGNGLRDKHLRSPDFLDAERFPDITYRSTALLPAGPDRWTVRGELSLHGVVREVDLDLSYLGTGPDPWGGVRAAFRATAELHRDDFAMHYNQVVQTGISAIGTTLKVELDIQAVQGGELP; this is encoded by the coding sequence ATGGGACTTCGCGCACAGGTACGGACCCGCGACGGCTGGGCCGTCCAGCACGCGGTCGTCACCGTGACGGACATGACCGGCACCCAGGTGCTGCGGGCGCAGGCAGGCGCGGACGGCACGGTGAGCGACACGACCGGCCTGCCGGCCGGGCCGTACACGGTGATCGTGACGGCCCTCGGCTACGCGCCGGCCGCGTCGACCGCGCTGGTCACGGCGAGCGGACGGGTGGACGCCGGCACGGTGGTGCTGTCCCGTCAGGGCGGGACGGAGCTTCCTCCGCCCGGCACCTGGTCGCTCGACCCGGCGCACTCGTCGGTGGGCGCCACGGCACAGCACCTCGGGATCTCCAGCGTGCGCGGTCGCTTCACCGAGTTCGGCGGCCGGATCGAGATCGCGGAGGACGTGGAGGGTTCCCGGGTCGACGCGGTGATCTCCGCCGGGTCGATCGACACGGGCAACGGGCTGCGGGACAAGCACCTGCGGTCGCCGGACTTCCTGGACGCCGAGCGCTTCCCCGACATCACCTACCGGTCCACCGCCCTGCTTCCGGCCGGGCCCGACCGCTGGACGGTGCGGGGCGAGCTGTCGCTGCACGGCGTCGTCCGCGAGGTCGACCTCGACCTGAGCTACCTGGGCACCGGCCCCGACCCGTGGGGCGGGGTGCGCGCCGCCTTCCGCGCCACGGCGGAGCTGCACCGGGACGACTTCGCCATGCACTACAACCAGGTGGTGCAGACCGGCATCTCCGCCATCGGGACGACGCTGAAGGTGGAGCTGGACATCCAGGCCGTCCAGGGCGGCGAACTCCCGTAA